Genomic segment of Zingiber officinale cultivar Zhangliang chromosome 11B, Zo_v1.1, whole genome shotgun sequence:
CGAAACGTGTCCGACGGGAACCATCGGCGGAAATTAGGCTCAGAAACACTGCCACGgctaattctattaaatattatttatattgttaAGTAATTAAAAAATCTAATCATTTGTTTAATAGCTGTTGTTGTGTCACCTTGTCAAAACCCCAAAATTAACAATGTGTAGGCCCAGCAAAATTGGTCCTTCTTTCATTTACTTTGACAAATTACTCAAATGACAAAAagcatttataaaaaatattttttgaattttttggccCAATTATATGCATTATTAGGTTTTGAGTAGTTCATGAACAGGGTTTGTCTTTTTCCAACAATGATAAATGTGGCTCAAGATACACAGTGCTCTGGCTTAAAGATTGtgaaaattaggtttttagtcttataatttatatatttttttaattttaatcctgGTATGaatctatttatatttttagttctgtaacttataatatttttcaatttcaatcatttttcctttaaaattaaaatttttcaacgaAAAATGATGAGTTGTTAATTGAATTTgggaattttgattttttatgacctGCTTTTTATATTCCAATCATAAACTAGACATTTTTcattgaaaaattttaattttagaagaaaaagGATTGATATTACAAAATATTATAAGTTACAAGAATAAGAACGTAAATTaattcataataaaattaaaattgaaaaagatacTAATTACAGGACTGACAATATAATTTTCTCCCTAAAGATTGGACATTGAGAAAAGTATTTTCCAAATTAAGTAAATACTTAAATATTTCTCCAATTGAGAAAGTTTGTATATTCCAAATTAAGTAAAGAAAGTTTACTTGTAAATTGATGAAAAGGTTGTGatggatgaaaaaaaaattattgaccaAATAATAATTCTTTGGTTAATCTTTCTAATTGTCTTTTAAGTTTATCGTGCTTATCTGTTAAGTTTGAcaaaagttaaataaaatttatgaatACGGTTGTTGGGATACCGGGaacaattataaaagaaaaaggagagaagagagaaaaataatgAGATCTGATATAATTCGGTGATGTGCCTGCTCCATAGAAGAAGTAATGGTAAAAATATTCTTCACTAGAATTATgaattaggattacatattatgTATTTATATCATCTAGCCATAAAGAGGTATAATGGCATAAATAGCCTTGTAATAGTCACATTCCTAGATAGAGTTGTCAGACGGGTCAATTCGTGACGGGACGAGACGGCCCGTGGCGGGAtaaccatttggcggggtggggcggggcgggccaacccgccaacttggcgggttgggaaatttctaacccaacccattctaaggcgggttgcgggttgcgggtttggcgggccaacccgcgggcccatcaaaattttttaaaaaaattaaaaaatatttcatatcttcaacattttacttcgaaaaagttttctataattaaatgtatacataaacatgtattttaaatataaataaacacaaacgagtacttatgttggatgaaaaatactatttttatttcaaaattataacaaagaaagataataaattggcctaaaacttaacttacatatatttttcaacccgcgggccaacccaagcccgagcgggccgacccgcgcgggtcgcgggccgacccgcgcgggtcgcgggcctaggcggatTGACCCAcagcggacttgggttgataaaattccaacccaacccgcttaaattgtttggcgggacgagccaacccgacgggccaaacccaaattgacggctctattcCTAGATAACCAAAGTCTCCCGAATAGAACACGGTCTGATCATGTTAGAGAACACAACCATATTCAATGGATCGGACCACAAAATTCCAATGTGAGGCACGACTTACTGTGTTCTATGGTATGGTCGGGTGACAGAAGTTCCAATAGCCAACACGGCTTGGCTGTGTTTCACACTATAACCGTGTCGATAGCTACTTTCACTGGATATGAGTCATACTTTTACAATTTCCACCTTGATGAATATTTATCCTTAGAAGAAATATGCAAATTTGAGAACTCCACCTGAGACACTGAGACACTGAGTTGGGATGCATCCCCTCTAGCAACTAGAGAAATTGATTAAGTTCAAACATCTGTAATAACTGACTTTGTCAACATGTTTACAATATTGTTAGAAGTATGAATCTTTTCAAGTCATATTTCAATAGAAGAATCAGCTCTCTGATCTTATGAAATCTTATTTTTATATGTTTGGTTCTCAGATGATACACTTGATTtttcgccaaatagatagcatTCTGGCTATCAGAATACAACTTAACTTTACTTTGTTGAACACTGAGTTCTTTGACCAGCTCTGTAAGCCACAACGCTTTCTTTGCGGTTTTTGTTACTACCATGTACTCCGACTCAGTAGCAGATAATATAATTATATGTTGTATTATGAActtccaacaaataggtcctcccACGAGAGTGAACATATTGTTAGTACAATCGATCTAtaagatttcgatgtttgacaatataccaatATAAGATTAGGTTGACTAAGGGTTAATCTAAACATGACTTGATGTTTAGAAGAGTGAAATATAGTCAAggttagatgactagcaagggtaagtcctaacggAAGGAGAgataggtgagaagtctactaaagtgactagtcctaactggaggttaggcaaggggaagtcctagtgagtgaagctagatcctagtgagtgaagataggtgatagaagtccttctgagtgaagtcagacaatggaagtcccagtgagtgaagctagatagtggaagtcttgatgagtgaagtcaagcaatggaaatcttagtgagtaaagctatACAGTTGACCGGACCAGCAAATTCTTGATACCGCGAACACTAtttttactttattattttatatctattggGTTAACTGAGCGTTCAGGTAAGTTTTAGTAGATCAGATACTAAGTAGGACCAGAGAAAATCCAAACAAGTCTAGAGGCCCAGATATTTAGcaagtaagtggaggtaagcactgAAGGAGAcagatccagtgaggatgagcCCAGTAGTGTTGTAGGCACTGGTCTAACTGAGAtctattttggaagtctaagctgAGATTATGACTAGATTCTTGTCTTAGTAagatatgatctaattaataatatcatttaatattatgataactttgttttgcatgttATATTTTTTTGTGCTAaccttgtaatgcaggaaattAGTTAGCTGGAAAAAAGGTCTCCAGGTACCCTAGAAGGGTCCAGGTGCCAGAGGTCTGAGCACTTGGACAGGATCTAGGCGCCTGAATTGCCCTAAACCCGGTCACCCGCGAAGATGAGTTGGTGGATTCTGATTGGCCAACATACATCAGCATCCAGGCTCTCGGGGGTGGTGCAGGCTATCAGATAGAGTTTCGTAGAGGCATGACCACGTCATTGGTCTGTGCGCCTAGACCGGGTCCAAGCGCTCTGAGATGGATAATTCAGCAAAGAAGTAGGATCGGATAGGCATCAATCTCGGCACTAGGGTGGTCCAGGTGCCTAGAAATGCCTATAAAAGACGTCTCTGTTAGTATTagcctagtaccaattatgagataattataAAGGACttattttatatcatatttcattattaataaaaggtaaagttggttattatatttatttcagttcagtggcgattgaataagtataataatatctttgggtagtaggttcttatctacaacatatcaattggttgaattgatagtgagatattataaatATACATGGAACACTGCTCATAATTATTTCTAGTCaaatattaatatacaaggataatattaatgtgttgagattagcatgtaggtcaacggatgacttgatctcacaagtcatagatatgagatatcaggttgacacatgagtatatattagagaatatatactgcatgacccgccatgagaacacttcatggatcgttatatgagtttcataaatattctcatgtgactattgatatgaatagtctttagacctgaagtcactacgatttTCTACATAAggggttgtgtactttggtatcggcaaatgccacctgtaacaaggtggacaataaagtcgatcactgggtatgcaatgaattatgcggagggatgtgagtgatgtagatgagatctatcccttccatatgacagaagcgatatctgtaggccccttaattagtaggacataagaaaGCATGTCCATACGTATatgagtcaatatgatatattgagcttatttgattgagtgagtctacttagagatcaagaaatacaaaggttgataagaggatgacacggtctacacctcattgatcaatttagatattaagaatagaaggaccaagtcacacaagataatagtcacggacaggttaggtcggatctcgactttctcatcacttgggtagcaatgatgtcttgctagatgccactcattagtcattacttatgtatctaaatgttgatttggatacattgccaacgttacgagaacctattgagtcacacacaaagaacaagtagatttgaagATGAGTTCATcagatgaatcattggattaagtctaatctgaattggacttattgagttagactcaattggatctaattattggatttagtccaattcaaactagactcaaggagtcaatacgaattaatgaaatagtgattcattatatttgaaattgcatgagatcaattgagtaagactcgattgaattggacttgagttagacttaattggattagacttgagttagactcgagtgaattcattcactaagaggattaatggagattaatttattaaatttcaaaattcaatgaatcattcaatttttgaaattgaattcaaaatgaagagattcaaatgtggtccttaatggagtgtaaatattcattaatgatcattaattgaattaatgatcattaagtattttcattggatgaaaatacttaagtatttttttctctcattttggtatacttcttcattctccttcatcttctcttctcctctagtCCGAGACCTCCtatcaaggttgctagcacaaccttaggtggttgctTTCTCCACTTTCCGAGtatgtgagacaaacgaacactGCGTGTGAATGCCATAGAGGCGCAaacgtgtgatcgtgctgagatccaagctGTCTGGAGTTCGTGTGCATGCATTAAAGGTATACTATCATGATAtaaacttagtatagattgtaATATGTCTtttcctttgcatggatcttctggaggaactagaaGTTTTCCGTTGCGCTCaagcgtgtttagcgccctagtttctTACAGTCTCAACCTACAGCCTCAGATAACTTCGATACAACTTGTTTATGTGCTTCCTCGATCATTCGGTTGCTCCGATTGTATACTACTACTCTGCCGCATTCAAACCTCGATGACATAAGAATGACATGACGCTGCTATGTGCTCAAGCGAGCCTAGACTTTGGTAACGTGTAGTTGTTGTTTTTATTACTATTGCTTTCTTTCTGCACATCATATTTTAAAGTTGGTAGTCTTGTTACTAACCTAAATTTTGTAAAGAAACGATtgattagtggattatccatcaaaGATATTCAaaggacctgagtcttggagtaagagtcgtcgaaggctccgaaccaaataaaatcgAATGTGTGCTTTTTCTTCTTACTTGTGCTTTTACTTTTTCGCTGCAGACTCACACTTTGAACTTtttattaagttttgaaaaaaactcAGTTTTTAAatacacatgattcaccccctctctcacATACTCAACGGTCCTATACATATATCCTGTGGTAGACCTCTTGTCAGCAAAATTTTTGCATAGTTTGCGTCTACATATCTTGCAACTGAAGGATCTCTCTGTCGTTTGCTGAACATGATACCATAATATATAGTATTTCTCAAGTATGTGAAACTAAATTAACTACGTCTCAATGTTATCAACCTGAATTTGAGAGAAATTTGCTCACCACACTACAACTTGTGTGAACTCTGGTCTTGTGCAAACTATAACATACATCAGACACCCCAATCATGCTAGCATATGAAACTTTTGACATATCTTGAATCTCACCATCTTCCATTGGTCACTACTCAATATATAATTTGAAATGATATGCAATAGTGTACTCAATGATTTTCCAATACTCATGTTAAACTTGTCCAACGCCTTCTTAACATAATCATGCTGAGATAGCCATAATCTCTTAGAGGTTTTGTCTCTATGAATTTTCATTCCAAGAATTTTGTTTCCCGCACCCAAATCCTTCATGTCAATTTTGTTTTCTCAATATATTCTTCAATTAATTAACTCACTCATACTTCTCGTAGCAATCaacatatcatccacataaagtAGTAAGAAAATAAGTGAACCATCATTAAGACCTTTCACGAAAATGCAATAATTAAACTCACATCTTGTATAACCATTATAAATCATATATGAGTCAAATCATTTGTACCATTGTCTTAGAGTCTGTTTCAGCCTATAGAGTGACTTCTTTAACTTACATACTAAGCGTTTTTGCCTAGATTGACTTTACCCCTTTAGTTGTATCATATAAATTTGTTCCTCTAActcaccaaggagaaaaattattttgatgtcCATTTGCTCTAACTGCATATTATAATATGCTACCAAAGCCAGCATTGCTCTGATAGAAGTATGTCTGACCataatagaaaaaaatttatCATAGTCAATCCCTTTTCTATGTGAGTAACCCTTTACTACTAGTTGAACCTTAAATTTTTTCCTTCTCATATTATGATATGACTTCTTTTTTCTTATACACCCATTTATATCTTTTAACTCTCTTCCCTTCTAGAAACAAGCCATATTGATTGTCTTTGCTCAGAAGTTCTTTATAAGCCTTGCATTCAATTTAAGATATCGAGTTTTCTCGATTATGGTCATGTTCATTCTTTCTGGTATACAATTTTATTGTGGTATCTTGCGAATTGTAAAATGTCTTTTGATCCCATGTTgctcataaaatttttaaaattttaaatctatgTATTCAATACCATTATCTAATCTAAGATATTTGATTTTTTCCCAATTTGATTATTTACTTCATTTTTCATGTCTTGAACTTTACAAAATTTTTTGACTTATGAAGTACAACTAGATCTTTTGTGAATAATCATCAATGAAACTCACAAAATATATATGTCCTTCATGTGATACTACAATGGTTGTCGCTGAAAGATTTGTATGAATATAGTCAAGAATTCCCTCTATCTTGAACTGCACTATTTTATTTTCCAAGAACTCAATACTAGCAGAAATCGAGTTCGCATGTTTTGATActctttaataatattttttatgaaaTTCCATCATCTCATACTCACTCATATGACCTAGTCGCATATGCCACAACACTATGGTCTCATCCATGTTCTACACTGGTAGCTCCACCTACAATTGTGGTATCGAACAATTTATAAATGATACTTATTAGTTTATGTCCTTTTATCACTATCAGAGTACTTTTACTCACCTTCATCACTTTATTTATATATTTGTAATTACAACTATTACCATTTAAAGTGCCTAatgaaatcaaaattttcttatatttGGTACATGTCTAACATCGCATAACTTTCTGACCATATTATCAAACATTTTAATTCTAATATTTTCTATTCCAATAACTTTGTAAGATGCATCATTATCCATCAGAAAAGAACTAGAATTTATTAATATATTAGTGTCAAACAATGGCGGATCCAGACAAATATTTAGATGGGTGCTCAAAGAAGagactaaaaaaaatttcttactatcaaataaatatattaaaagataaaagtactaaattgataatgataatgatacaaACATGAAAATATGTGCATACCAATAATGTAATTATTTTTTGATACTTGAACCACCAACATCATATCTAGACATATAAACAAGAGGAGGCAATTGGATCCTACGAGTGTTTATCTGTTGAAAATGTTGTAAAATTTGTTCATTTTCATTTGTAGCAAAAATATCCTTCTCGATGTATACTACCAAACTGTCATTCATCCACTCACCCCCCATCCTATTACGCAAATGAGTCTTGATAATTTTCATCGCAGAAAAAGCTCTTTCAACAGAAGCAGTTGCAACTGGTAAAACTAATGCTAACTTGATCAAACGATATACCAATGAAAAAATTATACTCTTGCCCGTTTCAACCATCTTTTTAGCAAGACTTCCCAAATCTTCAATCATAGAAAATTCACCTCGTATATTTTGAATGTAAGTCTCAAGTTGGTCCTCAAGTATTACACGATCAGTCAATGAAAAGTCCTCCGGATAAAGTTCAACAAGGTGAAGTAGCTTACCAATATCAAATTGAGAAAAAGAGTCCTTTGGATCTAAGGAAGCAATGCAAGTAAGTACCTTCGTAATTGATTCTGAAAACTGATTATTCATCTCTTGAACCATCATATCAAGAACCTAATATTGTAACTGACGAGGTCCCAATCTCTTGtaccaggggtcgattctcaggaactgacgacctggggtttaccccgccatgcgcctatggcctgtgtacctgcatgaacctccctccatatccgtggggccggcactaggggggccgctaaggtagcggatctaccttttttttgttTCAAAAGAAAGCGTGTAACATCTAAAGTTGCTTTTAATCGAGTGCGATATGCAACCTCCATTCCACGCCCCTGTGCTTGTAGCAAATGTGACACACTTTGTCGTTGATTTTGAAAAGCCTCAAGTTGTGTTCTTGCATCATTGTGAGCACTAGCTACACCACCAACATACGTATTAAATATTTCCATTGCTTTTCTCCAATTAGTCATCCTTGAATTAGTAAATGTCTCATCTCTAACTCGACATCCTCTatgagaatttttaaagagataaCACCAAAAACAAAAAGCTGCATCTTTTGATATGCTGTACTCTAACCATGAAAATGTTTTAAACCAAGCAACTTGGAAACTTCTATGCTCTTTACCAAATTGTCTTTGGGGATAACTATGACCAAATAGTTGATAAGGTCCTCTAATCAAATATTCTCTTCAAATCTGATCTCTAATAGAAATATcaaattcattaattggtttgcgTAGCCCTGGGTCACTAACAACATCATTCGGGTTGAATTCAATGCGAGAATATTTTTCTTACTATTTTCTTCCATAGAATTCTTAGAAGACTCAATACTTCgttttaaaaatttctccataacctatgtcaatttctcaaaattattaatttatgcaATCAACATAACAATTAATGTATTACCAAGTATAAATCATGAAATTAGAAATTAGATGAAATAAGAATCAAGATTCACCTAAAATTGAAGAGATTTTGCTTGTTGTGGAGGATCACCGGCGGAGCACAGTGGTAGCGGCGTCAACAGTGGCAGCGGCGTCGACGAAACAGGCGAACTGCGAACAGTAGTGGCGTCATTGGCGTGAGGCGTCGACGAAGTGAAGAGGCAACAAAGATGAGTGCAATGATTTGAGAAGACCGGAGAGGAGGAAACAATGAGATCTCTTAGTGCGATTAGGGTTTTTGATTTAAAGAAGAAAGGGTTGGCTTAGAAAAAGAAGGTTCGGTTGTTAAAAAGCTGCTGGAAAAAGGATCGGGAACGAGAAAGAAACAAAACGAAAACTGCTTGGAAAAGGATCGACAATGAGAAAGGAAGGGAAAAGGTGTTTTTATGACACTTTGTGAAAAAGTCcaatagatttaaaaaattttaattataccctttattttttaatcatgattatatatatatattttcagaAGCAAGGGGGTGCTTCTGCACCCCTCATGCCCCCTGCCTCTGCAAGTGGTGTCAAATCAATCTTTATTTGATATTATGTGATAAAAACATGCTGAATCCAGAATCCAAGAATTTATCAATTTCTCTAATTTAGATAAGACAAAGCATATCACTATCATCGCTATCTAATTCTCCTTCTACCGTATTTGTTGATTTTGATGAACCATTTTTATTATCTACATTCACTATCTTTTTTCTCTATACAATTTCGATTGATATGATCCTTTATTCCGCATATGTAATAATGATCTCATTCTTAATTTctcaatttaaattgaattttattgTTACTTAAATCATATCGAGATTTGTTTCTTTTATGTTCCTGGATATCTCTCATCATGACCCCTTCACCTTGAGAAATATCTCCATTTACTTTCTTTCACTTATAAAATCTAACAAAGTACTTGTTACCTCATTCATTTTGAGAGTTTCCTTCCCTATATCAGAGTTGTAACCAAATTGTCATACTTAAGAGATGATAATAGAGAAATCAGCAACATCAACGCCTTGTCTTTTTCTTCGATCTTTACATCAATCCGTTTCAGATCGCTAATGATATAATTGAATACGTTTATATATGGACTCATATCTGTGCCCTCTGATATCTTAAGCCCAAATAATTTCTGTTTAATAAAAGTTTGTTTGTCAATGACTTAGACATATACCGGCTTTCTAGCTTCTGTCAAACTTTCACCGATGATCTCTCATCCATGACATGATACATCACATCATCAATAAAACAAAGTCTGATTATTATCACCATCTTCGCTATTAGTTCCTCTCAATCTGTCTTTTCCATCTCTTTCGATTTCTTTTCACCTAACACATTCACTAATAGATCTTTAACTCTTTTCTATCCTAATCTGAAATTATCAGTTCCGTCAAACTTTATCAGATTGAATTTCATAGAAGAAATCTCAGACATATAACATATTGCCCTAATACCAATTAATACCAATTAATACCAATTGTTACTACGGCGACAATAATTATGAAGAAATCTCAAAAGAAaaacgagagaggagaggaaagaacaCATAGACTTGACGTGGTTCGATGATCTCTCTACTCTACTCTACGAAGTAACGACAAAAGGAATAAACTTAAATTCTGATAATTTGGAAATATAGAGgtcctgtaaaaaaaaaaaagaataaacatAAATTTTCTCCACATAAAACGCTTTCCTCCCTGTCGTATACTTCTCGCTTATTCTCGGCTTACCTTCGCGATCCTTTTGCTCATGGCGGCCGCAGGAGTTGTGCTTAACCACATCGCTAGGTCATCGACCGACGTGAAGCGTCTCGCTGATTTCTACCAGGAGGTACGCTTTCATCGTGATGGATTCTCTCTACCCGCCGGCATCGATTATTTTGCTccattttctcttctttttttttttctccatcGATTTAGGTTTTAGGGTTCGAGCGGATCGATTCTCCCAAATTCGGAGAATTCGAGGTGATTTGGCTCCGCCTCCCCCCGTCTTTCTCTCTTCATCTCATCGAGAGGGATCCCAAGTCGAAGCTCGCTGAAGTTCCGTCGACTGTCCTTGACCCAAGCGCCCTTCCCAGGGGCCACCATATCTCCTTCGGCGTCTCCAACTATGATGCTTTTGTACAATCTTTGAAGGTTTGATCTTTTCTGAGATGCTGAGATTATTCTGCTTTCGTTCGTTCAATTGTTTGCTGAGGTATTTCTGAGTAGTATGCACAAATTTCGCATCGTTTTTTTTACAGGAGAAGGGGATCGAAACGTTCGAGAAAACCCAACCGGATGGGAAGACAAAACAAGTTTTTTTCTTCGACCCGGACGGTGAGTTCATTTCCCAAATTGTGAAT
This window contains:
- the LOC122034230 gene encoding uncharacterized protein LOC122034230, with amino-acid sequence MAAAGVVLNHIARSSTDVKRLADFYQEVLGFERIDSPKFGEFEVIWLRLPPSFSLHLIERDPKSKLAEVPSTVLDPSALPRGHHISFGVSNYDAFVQSLKEKGIETFEKTQPDGKTKQVFFFDPDGNGLEVGSW